The Pseudalkalibacillus hwajinpoensis DNA window GTTCACCTCAAATTTAGGAATGATGATATTAGTTGCTCCGATGTGAATGCTTAAATTCATTCCACTTGTCATCGCATAAACGTGATAAAGAGGTGTTGCTGTTAATGTCACTTCCTCACCCATTTTCATTTTTGATCCATACATAAGAAAGCTCTGAATCACGTTTGAAACAAGGTTATAGTGTGTCAGCATCGCTCCTTTCATTTTTCCTGTTGTTCCGCCGGTAAATTGAATCACAGCAACATCTTCCCTGGCTTTAATTGGAACAACGTCAATAGGAGTGTTTTCTTCTCCAATTAGCTTTTCAATCAGCTGCGCATTCGGCAAATGTATGGGGATATCCTGGTCTGTAATAAATAACTGTTTGTAAGAATAGCTCTTCATTACTTTTTGAACTTTATCCATGTATTGGCTTTCTGTCACAAGATAAGATAACTGCACTTCTTGTGATATTTCTTCAATTTCCCTGGGCATATACAAGGGGTTAATCTGGACAACAGTAGCTCCTAATTTAAGCGCAGCATAATAGGCAAACACATACATAGGCTGATTCGATAACATAAGGCCGATCCGTTCGCTTTTTTTAATTCCCATCTGGTTCCAGGAAGATGCCAGTCGATCAACTTTATCCAATAGTTGAGAGTAAGTGATTTCCTGATCCTGAAAACGGATAGCTATTTTAGCTTCGTGTTTTTTTACACTATCGCTTAATAAGGTGTAAACAGAACACTCGGGGAATGATTGATAAGTGTTCATGATTTCCGGATAAAAACGGTACCATGGTCGATTGATAAGCTTTTCCACGCTCAGTCCCACCTTTAAGAAGTTCTCTACTGTTTCTTCTACTCAATGATTCCTTCTTCTTCGTAATATCTTTTTGCACCGGGATGGAGTGTCTCAGGGTCAATCCCGTCTAAAGCGGTATCCAGAGTGAAGTTCTTTGCTCTTTGTGGGATTTGATCTTCAAATGGCTCCTGATTTTCCCAGAATACTTTTGTTAAGTTATAGACGTATTCCTCTGGTAGATCTGAACGTACACTGAACATGGCTACAAGTGTATATGTCGGGATCTCTTCTTCTAATCCTTTATAAGTCCCTGCGGGGAGATTGTCGTATGAGATACCCAATCCCTTTTCACTTATCCCTTTTAGCTTTTCTTCATCAATTGGGATCACCTTTATTGGTTTCGTTACTTCGATTTCCTGGAGTGAGGTTACTTGAGGTGCACCTCCACCAACAAAAACATCAACGATTCCATCCTTCAGCATTGAGGCACCGTCGGAATAGTTTCCATAAGAAATCTTTCCTCCTGCTTCTTCAATAGACTTCTCATCAATGCCGTATTCCTCCATCATTCTCCAGAAGGCGACTGGACCCCCGCCGCCTTTCGGACCTAAAAAGATGTGTTTATCCACAATATCTTCAATACTAGTAATCTCATCATTATCAGCAAGAGTTGCGATAGTCTGATAGACCGGATATAGAGATGCAAGTCCAGTTACCTGGTCCAGCTTTTC harbors:
- a CDS encoding TAXI family TRAP transporter solute-binding subunit, producing MRKSLISLLITLTLIIVTACGNSASGDGEGIEAPDKFLKVGSGPMGSGWYPITTALSELYMDHFSSLNVSQIEGGSTSNLKALQIGDIQFGIHYTSDFADAIKGTGSFDEKLDQVTGLASLYPVYQTIATLADNDEITSIEDIVDKHIFLGPKGGGGPVAFWRMMEEYGIDEKSIEEAGGKISYGNYSDGASMLKDGIVDVFVGGGAPQVTSLQEIEVTKPIKVIPIDEEKLKGISEKGLGISYDNLPAGTYKGLEEEIPTYTLVAMFSVRSDLPEEYVYNLTKVFWENQEPFEDQIPQRAKNFTLDTALDGIDPETLHPGAKRYYEEEGIIE